One Candidatus Saccharibacteria bacterium RAAC3_TM7_1 genomic region harbors:
- a CDS encoding hypothetical protein (RAAC3_TM7_1_480), whose product MSEALSTAIMQSEADYAESEKVRKERIGKDAVSGFEEDHSYKTSLEDRDYQEITVGMIDEKMLDLEEAGLESSANTKAYNDLRDMKNVITDLSSSADVDGMYGDAVKRAEKYKAEGDTARAAAARGAAEFFLRTRSEASSVEGTSEDYDENRLANIQQAVKDHNDRRSRNLERRRAL is encoded by the coding sequence ATGAGCGAAGCACTATCAACAGCAATAATGCAATCAGAAGCGGATTACGCTGAATCTGAAAAAGTAAGAAAAGAGCGTATTGGCAAGGATGCTGTTAGTGGCTTTGAGGAAGACCACAGCTATAAAACATCACTAGAAGACCGTGACTATCAGGAAATTACGGTTGGTATGATTGACGAGAAGATGCTTGACCTTGAGGAAGCTGGGCTCGAAAGCTCTGCGAATACAAAAGCTTATAACGATTTGCGTGATATGAAAAACGTTATCACCGATTTATCATCGTCTGCGGATGTTGACGGCATGTATGGAGATGCTGTGAAGCGTGCCGAAAAATACAAGGCAGAGGGTGACACAGCACGTGCCGCTGCGGCGCGAGGTGCTGCCGAGTTCTTCCTTCGTACAAGGAGTGAGGCGTCGAGTGTTGAGGGTACATCTGAAGACTATGACGAAAACCGCTTGGCAAATATCCAGCAAGCTGTAAAAGACCATAATGATCGAAGAAGTCGGAATTTAGAGCGTCGTCGAGCACTGTAG